A single region of the Rhizobium sp. NLR16a genome encodes:
- a CDS encoding extracellular solute-binding protein has translation MNSFVKAVGVGFISLGLWSSTALAQDSWWKTAAQPYQGATIRGISESTPASKYVEQVLGPKFTEETGIKVEFEATSWDQMYDKAIKDMEANTGIYDFVYIEQDIVYTYLARNFLVDITKSLTDNAKIASPDFKPENFTTFLNYFKDPKSGDVMGVPMEAFIKPYLYRKDLFDDPAIQKAYKDSTGADLKPATTHDEYTQIAKFFTEYGADKELWGTTVQASSSHPAAFYEFFESVAPTFGVYNWGIDGTTFAATEANGGQMNSAAAKKALNYWIGLLKYAPPESTSSTWDEVAGTFAAGRAAQGLVYGENAAWIATDESKSTVVGKVGVSLPPVEAGVMEAAESGKGYIGYYDGGAFGIPHSSKNKDAALLFLQYIGQASVQTDWALAGSRIVMNSTYDDPKIVDQDKKMNGYYTLMREDGKLFAGAPPFPFHAQVLQVVAPFIYKAIVGEIKPDDALDQAATAAEAELVKLGYRK, from the coding sequence ATGAACAGTTTCGTCAAAGCCGTGGGCGTCGGCTTCATTTCGCTTGGCCTTTGGAGTTCGACCGCTCTTGCTCAGGATTCCTGGTGGAAAACTGCCGCCCAACCCTACCAGGGCGCGACCATCCGGGGCATCTCGGAATCGACCCCAGCGTCGAAATATGTCGAGCAGGTGCTCGGTCCCAAGTTCACCGAAGAGACCGGCATCAAGGTCGAATTCGAAGCGACATCCTGGGACCAGATGTACGACAAGGCGATCAAGGACATGGAGGCCAATACCGGCATCTATGACTTCGTCTATATCGAGCAGGACATCGTATATACGTATCTGGCTCGCAATTTCCTGGTCGACATCACCAAGTCGCTTACCGATAATGCGAAGATCGCTTCGCCGGACTTCAAGCCGGAGAATTTCACTACTTTCTTGAACTATTTCAAGGATCCGAAGTCGGGCGATGTCATGGGCGTCCCCATGGAAGCCTTCATCAAGCCTTACCTCTACCGCAAGGATCTTTTCGATGATCCGGCGATCCAGAAAGCCTACAAGGATTCCACCGGTGCGGATCTGAAGCCCGCGACGACGCATGACGAGTATACCCAGATCGCCAAGTTCTTCACCGAATACGGCGCAGACAAGGAGCTCTGGGGAACCACCGTACAGGCCTCGTCGAGCCATCCCGCCGCCTTCTACGAATTCTTCGAGTCGGTCGCGCCGACCTTTGGCGTGTATAACTGGGGCATCGATGGCACGACCTTCGCGGCCACCGAAGCCAACGGCGGCCAGATGAACTCCGCCGCCGCGAAGAAGGCGCTCAACTACTGGATCGGCCTGCTGAAATACGCGCCGCCGGAATCGACGTCGTCCACCTGGGACGAGGTTGCCGGGACATTTGCCGCCGGCCGCGCAGCCCAAGGCCTCGTCTACGGTGAAAACGCTGCCTGGATCGCTACCGACGAAAGCAAATCGACGGTCGTCGGCAAGGTGGGAGTGTCATTGCCTCCGGTCGAGGCGGGTGTCATGGAAGCAGCCGAATCCGGCAAGGGATATATCGGCTATTACGATGGTGGTGCATTCGGCATCCCGCATTCGTCCAAGAACAAGGACGCGGCGCTGCTATTCCTGCAGTATATCGGTCAGGCCTCAGTGCAGACCGACTGGGCGCTGGCCGGCTCCCGCATCGTCATGAACTCGACCTACGACGATCCCAAGATCGTCGATCAGGACAAGAAGATGAACGGCTACTACACGCTGATGCGTGAGGACGGAAAGCTGTTCGCCGGAGCTCCGCCGTTCCCGTTCCACGCGCAAGTTCTGCAGGTAGTCGCGCCCTTCATCTACAAAGCGATCGTCGGTGAGATCAAGCCGGACGATGCGCTGGACCAGGCCGCCACCGCAGCCGAAGCCGAACTCGTGAAGCTCGGCTATCGCAAGTAA
- a CDS encoding AraC family transcriptional regulator, producing MSVVSPTVARFEYVLTGADESFLWRRDDYPWERNVWNFHPEVEIHYIPNASGVLLAGDHVGAFTPGHISVIGSNLPHDWVTPLGPGERIPGRDIVIQFLPAKLEQASAFLPELAGLRDFLARAQRGLSFKGRAREQAEALILDMEFQTGSLRLSTFLSLLSLLRDTDEFDMLSSEAYVPDLSYGSLEALQQVFAYVFANLSEDIRLPDMARMVGMSDSAFSRFFKKNSGHTFTDHVNKLRIWKAGQLLTDTSMPITDICFEVGYRNLSNFNRVFLRHHNLTPTKYRKLSTNRRTVPLPQTATDHMPVQSA from the coding sequence ATGTCAGTTGTTTCGCCAACGGTCGCGAGATTTGAATATGTCTTGACCGGCGCGGACGAGTCGTTCCTCTGGCGCCGCGACGACTATCCGTGGGAACGCAACGTCTGGAATTTCCACCCGGAGGTGGAGATCCACTACATTCCCAACGCCAGCGGCGTCCTGCTTGCAGGCGATCATGTCGGCGCGTTCACGCCGGGCCATATTTCCGTCATCGGCAGCAACCTGCCGCACGACTGGGTGACGCCGCTCGGACCGGGTGAGCGCATTCCAGGACGTGACATCGTCATCCAGTTTCTGCCGGCCAAGCTGGAGCAGGCTTCGGCCTTCCTGCCGGAACTGGCGGGGCTGCGTGACTTTCTCGCCCGCGCACAGCGGGGGCTCTCCTTCAAGGGCCGGGCGCGGGAGCAGGCGGAGGCGCTGATACTCGACATGGAGTTCCAGACCGGCTCGCTGCGGCTTTCGACCTTCCTGTCATTGCTCTCGCTGCTGCGGGACACCGACGAGTTCGATATGCTGTCTTCAGAGGCTTATGTGCCGGACCTGAGCTATGGCTCGCTCGAAGCCCTGCAACAGGTCTTCGCGTATGTCTTTGCCAATCTGTCGGAGGATATCCGGTTGCCTGATATGGCTCGCATGGTCGGCATGAGCGACAGCGCTTTCTCGCGATTCTTCAAGAAAAACAGCGGCCACACCTTCACCGACCACGTCAACAAGCTTCGTATCTGGAAAGCGGGTCAGCTATTGACCGATACCTCTATGCCGATAACGGACATCTGCTTCGAGGTGGGCTATCGCAATCTGTCAAATTTCAACCGGGTGTTTCTCCGCCACCATAACCTAACACCGACGAAATACCGGAAACTGTCCACCAACCGCAGAACCGTTCCGTTACCTCAGACAGCGACAGATCATATGCCTGTGCAGTCAGCCTAG
- a CDS encoding YciI family protein yields the protein MRYLCLFYIDQTLADAASKEEWAEIDRESLASNEELRRSGHYIASNALADPKTAKTLRVRAGKASWTDGPFAETKEHLGGFLLIEAKNLAEVMEIAVRDPLARMGAIEVRETAGF from the coding sequence ATGCGCTACCTTTGTCTCTTCTACATCGATCAAACACTTGCTGATGCCGCCAGCAAGGAGGAATGGGCCGAGATCGACCGGGAGTCCTTGGCTTCCAATGAAGAACTCCGACGATCAGGCCACTATATCGCCTCCAATGCTCTTGCCGACCCAAAGACCGCAAAGACATTGCGGGTTCGGGCCGGCAAGGCAAGTTGGACCGACGGGCCCTTCGCAGAGACCAAGGAGCATCTGGGTGGCTTCCTGCTCATCGAAGCGAAGAACCTTGCGGAGGTAATGGAGATCGCGGTGCGGGACCCGCTCGCTCGGATGGGGGCGATCGAGGTGCGCGAGACCGCCGGCTTTTAG
- a CDS encoding zinc-dependent alcohol dehydrogenase family protein yields the protein MKAMFYEAFEQAPEIRTLPDPTPSEDGVVIAVGASGLCRSDWHGWMGHDPDIRLPHVPGHELAGRVVATGRGVMRFKAGDRVTVPFVSGCGHCSECHSGNQQICPNQFQPGFTHWGSFAEYVAIDYADTNLVHLPDTIEDATAASLGCRFATSFRAVVDQARTGPGEWIAVHGCGGVGLSAIMIATALGANAIGIDISEEKLAFARECGAVATVNASSVADVAEAVRDITKGGAHVSIDALGHPATCFNSIKNLRRRGRHVQVGLMLGEYATPRIPMGQVIGHELEIYGSHGMQAWRYDAMLSMLAAGKIAPQKLIGRRVSLEEAVPALMALDKAEAIGISVITRFS from the coding sequence ATGAAAGCCATGTTCTACGAAGCCTTCGAGCAGGCGCCGGAAATCCGCACGCTGCCCGATCCGACACCTTCCGAGGACGGAGTCGTCATCGCAGTCGGCGCAAGCGGGCTCTGCCGCAGCGACTGGCACGGCTGGATGGGCCACGATCCCGATATCCGCCTGCCGCATGTGCCGGGGCACGAGCTTGCCGGACGCGTCGTCGCCACCGGCCGCGGCGTCATGCGCTTCAAGGCGGGCGACCGGGTGACCGTGCCCTTCGTGTCCGGCTGCGGCCATTGCAGCGAATGCCATTCCGGCAACCAGCAGATCTGCCCGAACCAGTTCCAACCGGGTTTCACCCATTGGGGCTCCTTCGCCGAATATGTGGCGATCGATTATGCCGACACCAATCTGGTGCATCTGCCCGATACGATCGAGGACGCGACAGCGGCAAGCCTCGGCTGCCGCTTCGCCACCTCGTTCCGCGCCGTCGTCGACCAGGCGCGCACCGGACCCGGCGAATGGATCGCCGTGCATGGTTGCGGCGGCGTCGGCCTGTCGGCGATCATGATCGCCACCGCGCTGGGCGCCAATGCGATCGGCATCGACATATCGGAGGAGAAACTCGCCTTCGCCAGAGAGTGCGGCGCGGTGGCGACGGTCAATGCCTCAAGCGTTGCCGACGTGGCCGAGGCGGTGCGCGATATCACCAAAGGCGGCGCGCATGTCTCGATCGACGCGCTCGGCCACCCCGCCACCTGCTTCAACTCGATCAAGAATCTGCGCCGGCGCGGCCGGCATGTGCAGGTGGGGCTGATGCTCGGCGAATACGCGACACCGCGGATTCCGATGGGCCAGGTGATCGGCCACGAACTGGAGATCTACGGCAGCCACGGCATGCAGGCCTGGCGCTACGACGCCATGCTGTCCATGCTGGCGGCGGGGAAGATCGCGCCGCAGAAACTGATCGGACGCCGCGTCAGTCTCGAGGAGGCCGTGCCGGCGCTGATGGCGCTCGATAAGGCGGAGGCGATAGGGATCAGCGTGATTACGCGGTTTTCATAG
- the ugpC gene encoding sn-glycerol-3-phosphate ABC transporter ATP-binding protein UgpC, whose protein sequence is MATIELDQVDKHYGSYHALRNISFDIADGEFVVLVGPSGCGKSTLLRSLAGLEEITGGTIKLGGHRVDNIAAKDRDVAMVFQNYALYPHMTVRENMAFALKLRGENLADRNVKVDKAAEMLRLTPYLDRYPKAPSGGQRQRVAMGRAMVRRPKAFFFDEPLSNLDAALRVDMRSEIKTLHQRLGATSVYVTHDQIEAMTMADRIVVLRDGKVEQIGVPLELYDRPANTFVAGFIGSPAMNMLPATIDLSSNSARLAEGSALPLPQGTRASHGQEVIYGVRPDQWMLSNGDAGVPATVELIEPTGAEILLAAQLAGKRVLCAFRERHALKPGDRIRLDVDPAAAHVFDKQTEQRLPF, encoded by the coding sequence ATGGCGACGATCGAGCTCGACCAGGTCGACAAGCATTACGGCTCCTATCACGCGCTGCGCAACATCTCGTTCGACATAGCCGACGGTGAGTTCGTCGTGCTGGTCGGTCCCTCCGGTTGCGGCAAATCCACGCTGTTGCGGTCGCTTGCCGGCCTTGAGGAGATCACCGGCGGCACGATCAAGCTTGGCGGACATCGCGTCGACAACATCGCCGCCAAGGACCGTGACGTGGCGATGGTTTTCCAGAACTACGCGCTCTATCCGCACATGACCGTTCGGGAGAACATGGCCTTCGCACTGAAATTGCGCGGCGAGAACCTTGCGGATCGCAACGTCAAGGTCGACAAGGCTGCCGAGATGTTGCGGCTTACGCCCTATCTCGACCGATATCCGAAGGCGCCCTCCGGAGGCCAGCGGCAGCGTGTTGCCATGGGGCGCGCGATGGTTCGCCGCCCAAAGGCGTTCTTCTTTGACGAGCCGCTGTCAAACCTGGACGCCGCGTTGCGCGTAGATATGCGTTCGGAGATCAAAACTCTTCACCAGCGCCTCGGCGCGACTTCCGTGTATGTCACGCATGACCAGATTGAAGCCATGACAATGGCGGACCGCATTGTAGTGCTTCGCGACGGCAAGGTGGAGCAGATCGGTGTGCCACTGGAGCTTTACGACAGGCCGGCAAATACCTTTGTCGCCGGCTTCATCGGATCCCCGGCGATGAACATGCTACCGGCCACAATCGATCTCTCTTCGAACTCAGCGCGGCTGGCTGAAGGGTCGGCCCTTCCCCTTCCACAAGGCACGCGGGCGAGTCACGGCCAGGAGGTGATATACGGGGTACGTCCTGACCAGTGGATGCTGTCGAACGGCGATGCGGGCGTACCGGCAACTGTCGAGTTGATCGAACCGACGGGGGCCGAAATTCTGCTGGCAGCCCAGTTGGCGGGCAAGCGGGTCTTGTGCGCCTTTCGCGAGCGCCACGCGCTGAAGCCGGGCGACAGGATACGGCTCGACGTCGATCCTGCCGCGGCTCATGTGTTCGACAAGCAAACCGAGCAAAGACTCCCGTTCTGA
- a CDS encoding NAD(P)-dependent alcohol dehydrogenase → MRSLVLERKDELRIRDLDPKEALGPTDVRIAIKTVGVCGSDVHYYTHGAIGPFVVREPMILGHEAAGIIEEVGSRVQNLKVGDRVCMEPGIPDPQSRASRLGLYNLDPAVRFWATPPVHGVLRPSVVHPAAFTFKLPNNVSYAAGAMVEPLAVGFQAVSKARLTPGAIALVTGAGPIGMVTAIAALSAGCARVIVTDVVDEKLAVARKLGPAIMTVNVRSQDLKSVIARETDGWGVDVVFECSGAAEVIADTAHHACPGGAIVLVGMPLKPVPLDVVIAQTKELRIEHVFRYAHVYPRIVALLGSNQINVDALITDTYAFEDSVEAFDYAVRPKPSSVKIQIELGK, encoded by the coding sequence ATGAGATCACTCGTCCTCGAACGCAAAGACGAACTGCGCATTCGCGACCTGGACCCGAAGGAGGCGCTCGGTCCCACCGACGTGCGCATCGCCATCAAAACCGTTGGCGTCTGCGGATCCGACGTTCACTATTACACTCACGGCGCGATCGGCCCTTTCGTTGTGCGCGAGCCGATGATCCTCGGCCACGAAGCCGCCGGCATCATCGAAGAGGTCGGCAGCAGGGTGCAGAACTTGAAAGTCGGCGACCGCGTTTGCATGGAGCCCGGCATTCCCGATCCTCAAAGTCGCGCGTCGCGACTGGGTCTCTACAATCTCGATCCCGCGGTGCGCTTCTGGGCGACGCCGCCGGTGCATGGCGTACTGAGACCGAGCGTGGTCCACCCGGCGGCCTTCACCTTTAAGCTTCCGAACAACGTCTCCTACGCCGCTGGCGCTATGGTCGAGCCGTTGGCTGTAGGCTTTCAAGCAGTCTCCAAGGCGAGGCTGACGCCCGGTGCGATCGCGCTGGTCACGGGTGCCGGGCCGATCGGCATGGTGACAGCGATCGCGGCGCTGTCGGCTGGCTGCGCCAGAGTTATCGTTACCGACGTTGTCGACGAAAAGCTTGCCGTGGCGCGCAAGCTCGGCCCTGCCATCATGACCGTCAACGTACGCTCGCAGGACCTGAAGAGTGTCATAGCCCGCGAAACCGACGGCTGGGGCGTCGATGTCGTCTTCGAATGTTCCGGCGCGGCCGAAGTGATCGCAGACACGGCGCACCATGCTTGCCCCGGCGGCGCCATCGTCCTCGTCGGCATGCCCCTGAAGCCGGTCCCGCTCGATGTCGTCATCGCCCAGACCAAGGAACTGCGCATCGAACACGTGTTCCGCTACGCCCATGTCTACCCGCGCATCGTCGCGCTATTGGGATCGAACCAGATCAATGTCGATGCGCTGATCACCGATACCTACGCTTTCGAGGATTCTGTCGAAGCGTTCGATTACGCCGTGCGACCGAAGCCGTCCTCCGTCAAGATCCAGATCGAGCTTGGGAAGTAG
- a CDS encoding SDR family oxidoreductase → MSDFTGKTVIITGAGKGIGRACVELLTHRGARIVALSRTQADLDDLAAKFGATVISVNLADNAAARAAMKKAGLADALINCAGTNVLESVIDMTEEGYEQVLGINLRAALICAQEFARARISNGGGGTIVNVTSIAGHRGFVDHVAYAASKAGLEGATRVMAKELGAYGIRVNAVAPTVTMTELAAKAWSEPSKRNPMMVRHPMGRFAEVDDVARSIALLISEDAVMISGAVLPVDGGFLAV, encoded by the coding sequence ATGTCGGACTTTACAGGAAAAACGGTCATCATCACCGGTGCCGGCAAGGGTATTGGTCGCGCCTGCGTTGAACTGCTCACCCACCGCGGCGCCCGAATCGTCGCCTTGTCGCGTACGCAGGCCGATCTGGATGATCTTGCGGCAAAGTTCGGCGCGACGGTAATATCGGTCAATCTCGCCGACAATGCAGCAGCACGCGCCGCCATGAAGAAGGCGGGACTGGCAGACGCGCTGATCAATTGCGCGGGAACCAACGTGCTTGAAAGCGTCATCGATATGACGGAGGAGGGCTATGAGCAGGTCCTCGGCATCAACCTGCGGGCCGCGCTGATTTGTGCGCAGGAGTTCGCGCGGGCTCGCATTTCGAACGGCGGCGGCGGTACGATCGTGAATGTGACCTCGATCGCCGGACATCGTGGTTTCGTGGATCACGTGGCTTACGCCGCTTCAAAGGCGGGACTGGAAGGCGCGACACGTGTCATGGCCAAGGAACTCGGCGCCTATGGAATCCGGGTCAATGCAGTGGCGCCTACGGTTACCATGACGGAGCTTGCGGCGAAGGCGTGGTCCGAGCCTTCCAAACGTAACCCGATGATGGTTCGCCACCCGATGGGGCGCTTTGCAGAGGTCGACGATGTCGCACGCTCGATCGCCCTGCTTATTTCAGAGGACGCAGTCATGATCAGTGGCGCAGTCCTGCCAGTCGATGGCGGCTTCCTTGCTGTCTGA
- a CDS encoding sugar ABC transporter permease, giving the protein MRQSNIGWLFLAPATLILFVVGFVPFIYILYVGFFDWNTNAVDPTLRWAGLQNYRSLVFDTTFLNSLARTLVFAFVVVVSELLLGYVLARALMADRLWGRQFFRTIHTLPIVVAPIAVGATWRLLCVPGFGIVPYYLKLWFGIDYNISTNAYHAFATAIIMDLWHWTPFVTLSLMAGLTALPKEPLEQAQIDGGNKLQIFWYVIVPMLKPVLLTTVFIRLMDALRSVDEIWMLTKGGPAEATRFIGLHIWINVFPKTDYGYGAAMSLLTLYVTIVLSWLLFVAMTGRKGGAQ; this is encoded by the coding sequence ATGAGACAATCCAACATCGGATGGCTGTTTCTAGCACCAGCCACGCTAATTCTGTTCGTTGTCGGGTTTGTTCCCTTCATCTACATTCTCTATGTCGGCTTCTTCGACTGGAACACCAACGCAGTCGACCCCACCCTGCGCTGGGCAGGCCTGCAGAATTATCGCAGCCTCGTTTTTGACACGACATTCCTGAACTCGCTTGCGCGCACGCTGGTCTTCGCATTCGTCGTCGTTGTGAGCGAGCTGTTGTTAGGCTATGTCCTGGCCCGCGCGCTGATGGCAGACCGGCTGTGGGGCCGGCAGTTCTTTCGCACGATCCACACACTGCCGATCGTGGTCGCGCCCATTGCAGTCGGCGCTACCTGGCGGCTGCTTTGCGTTCCCGGCTTCGGCATCGTGCCCTATTACCTGAAACTGTGGTTCGGCATCGACTACAACATCTCGACCAATGCCTATCACGCCTTCGCCACGGCGATCATCATGGACCTGTGGCATTGGACGCCGTTCGTCACGCTGTCGCTCATGGCGGGACTGACCGCCTTGCCGAAAGAACCGCTCGAACAAGCGCAGATCGACGGCGGCAACAAGCTGCAGATTTTTTGGTACGTGATCGTTCCGATGTTGAAGCCGGTGCTGCTGACAACCGTCTTCATCCGGCTGATGGACGCGCTGCGCTCGGTCGACGAAATCTGGATGCTGACAAAGGGTGGTCCGGCTGAGGCCACCCGGTTCATCGGCCTTCATATCTGGATCAACGTCTTTCCGAAGACCGATTACGGCTACGGTGCGGCCATGTCGCTACTGACGCTTTACGTCACGATCGTTCTGAGCTGGCTGCTGTTCGTCGCCATGACCGGCCGCAAGGGAGGCGCACAATGA
- a CDS encoding SDR family oxidoreductase, with protein MTKSLEGKIAAVTGAASGIGLATTRALVDAGAKVVMVDYNRQALETYAAEFGDAVVMQVTDLLDAASCAAMVPEILAKVDHLDILHCNAGSYIGGDLIDTDTATIDRMLNLNVNAVMKNVRDIAPHMIERGTGDILVTCSVAGHAPIQWEPVYSSSKWAITSFVQIMRRQLKNHGIRVSQVSPGPVVSALLADWPAENLEKAKASGSLIEPSEVSDAIIFMLTRPRNVTIRDMIVLPTNFDV; from the coding sequence ATGACTAAATCACTCGAAGGAAAGATCGCTGCGGTAACCGGCGCAGCTTCCGGTATCGGGCTGGCGACGACCCGTGCCCTGGTCGACGCCGGCGCCAAGGTCGTGATGGTCGACTACAACAGACAGGCGCTGGAAACATACGCTGCCGAGTTCGGCGACGCCGTAGTCATGCAGGTCACCGATCTTCTGGACGCCGCAAGTTGCGCGGCCATGGTGCCGGAAATCCTGGCAAAGGTCGATCATCTCGACATCCTGCACTGCAATGCAGGGTCCTACATTGGCGGGGATCTTATCGATACCGATACCGCGACAATTGATCGGATGCTGAATCTCAACGTGAACGCCGTCATGAAGAACGTCCGCGACATCGCTCCGCATATGATCGAGCGCGGGACCGGGGACATTTTGGTGACTTGCTCCGTAGCCGGCCATGCGCCGATCCAGTGGGAGCCGGTTTATTCCAGCTCCAAATGGGCGATTACCAGTTTCGTCCAGATCATGCGCCGGCAGTTGAAGAACCACGGCATCAGGGTCAGCCAGGTCTCGCCCGGCCCGGTCGTTTCCGCTCTGCTGGCCGATTGGCCCGCGGAAAACCTCGAGAAGGCAAAAGCCAGTGGGAGTCTTATCGAGCCCTCGGAGGTCTCCGATGCCATCATCTTCATGCTGACCCGCCCGCGAAACGTCACGATCCGGGACATGATTGTCTTGCCGACCAATTTCGACGTGTAG
- a CDS encoding branched-chain amino acid aminotransferase: MAVDTSPRSTTWTHVDGEWLPGNPPLIGPTSHAMWLGSTVFDGARWFDGIAPDLDLHCQRVNRSALAMGLKPVKSAEEIAALAWEGVGKFDGATAIYIKPMYWGEHGSPGSIVSVDAESTRFALCLFEAPMGGHGGTSLTVSPYRRPSPETAMTEAKTGSLYPNSGRMITEARSRGFDNALVRDLNGNVVETASSNVFLVRDGVVMTPAANRTFLAGITRARVIGLLRKAGFDVVEATLSVEDFLAADEIFTTGNYSKVAGVTRLDDRNFQEGPVTRKALELYMDWAHGRSESEE, from the coding sequence ATGGCCGTCGATACATCACCGCGTTCCACCACCTGGACTCATGTCGACGGCGAATGGCTTCCCGGCAATCCGCCGCTGATCGGGCCGACCTCGCATGCGATGTGGCTCGGCTCCACGGTGTTCGACGGTGCCCGCTGGTTCGACGGCATCGCCCCGGATCTTGATCTTCACTGCCAGCGCGTGAACCGCTCCGCACTCGCCATGGGCCTGAAGCCGGTGAAATCGGCCGAGGAGATTGCCGCGCTCGCCTGGGAAGGCGTTGGCAAATTCGACGGCGCGACGGCGATCTACATCAAGCCGATGTATTGGGGCGAACATGGTTCGCCCGGCAGCATTGTCTCCGTCGATGCCGAATCGACCCGCTTCGCGCTCTGCCTGTTCGAGGCGCCGATGGGCGGCCATGGCGGCACCAGCCTCACCGTTTCGCCCTATCGCCGTCCCTCGCCCGAAACGGCCATGACGGAGGCGAAGACCGGCTCCCTTTACCCGAACAGCGGCCGCATGATCACCGAGGCGCGCAGCCGCGGCTTCGACAATGCGCTGGTGCGCGATCTGAACGGCAATGTCGTCGAAACAGCCTCCTCCAACGTCTTTCTGGTGCGCGACGGCGTGGTGATGACGCCCGCCGCCAACCGCACCTTTCTCGCCGGCATCACCCGCGCCCGCGTCATCGGCCTCTTGCGCAAGGCCGGCTTCGACGTCGTGGAAGCCACGCTCTCGGTCGAAGATTTCCTTGCAGCCGACGAGATCTTCACGACAGGCAATTATTCCAAAGTCGCCGGCGTCACCCGCCTCGACGATCGCAATTTCCAGGAAGGCCCGGTCACCCGCAAGGCGCTGGAACTCTACATGGACTGGGCCCACGGGAGAAGTGAGAGCGAGGAGTGA
- a CDS encoding carbohydrate ABC transporter permease, protein MKRSGIASFVLWICLTILTLLPVWWMLVVSMRPRVKLYSKSFLIDDLYWNNFLAVLNSSTFLQYLWNSLIVATSNAALVCALGLLAAFGLSRYKIGGGDNVFFWLITNRMAPPAVFLLPLFLLFTKWFVFGDFMLFDTKTGLILLYCVFNLPFAVWLLKGMLDGIPLELDEAARVDGATTGQVLSNVILPLARPGLAVTFILTWIFAWNEYLFAATLTSSANARTVTTALAEYVSVTGTNWGEMAAMAFLTTLPALIVLGFVQKHIVTGLTFGALKG, encoded by the coding sequence ATGAAACGCTCCGGTATAGCCTCGTTCGTCCTTTGGATATGCCTGACCATTCTGACGCTGCTTCCGGTCTGGTGGATGCTGGTCGTTTCGATGCGCCCCCGCGTGAAGCTCTATTCGAAGTCGTTCCTCATCGACGATCTTTACTGGAACAATTTTCTGGCGGTGCTGAACAGCTCGACATTCCTGCAGTATCTCTGGAATTCGCTGATCGTGGCGACATCGAACGCAGCGCTGGTGTGCGCGCTCGGCCTGCTCGCGGCGTTCGGGCTGTCGCGTTACAAAATCGGCGGCGGTGACAATGTGTTTTTCTGGCTGATCACCAACCGCATGGCGCCGCCAGCCGTGTTTCTGCTGCCGCTCTTCCTGCTCTTCACCAAGTGGTTCGTGTTCGGCGATTTCATGCTGTTCGATACGAAGACTGGCCTGATCCTGCTTTATTGCGTCTTCAACCTGCCCTTCGCCGTCTGGCTCTTGAAGGGCATGCTCGACGGGATTCCGCTGGAGCTTGACGAAGCGGCGCGGGTCGATGGTGCGACAACCGGCCAGGTGCTGTCCAACGTCATCCTGCCGCTGGCGCGGCCGGGGTTGGCCGTCACCTTCATCCTGACCTGGATTTTCGCCTGGAACGAGTACCTGTTCGCAGCGACCCTAACGTCCTCGGCTAACGCCAGGACCGTGACGACAGCGCTCGCTGAATATGTCTCGGTCACCGGAACGAACTGGGGCGAGATGGCAGCGATGGCGTTCCTGACCACGCTTCCGGCCCTAATCGTGCTCGGCTTCGTCCAGAAACACATCGTGACCGGCCTCACGTTCGGCGCGTTGAAAGGGTAA
- a CDS encoding DUF2160 family membrane protein: MAGVQPQKTQRDGFLPIRTNGFDRGFISVVILILVHLLWMRFLEGVLPLWVATVLCLALAVFIIRKG; this comes from the coding sequence ATGGCTGGCGTTCAACCCCAGAAAACCCAACGCGACGGGTTCCTGCCTATCCGAACCAACGGCTTCGACAGGGGCTTCATCTCCGTCGTGATCCTGATCCTGGTGCATCTTCTATGGATGCGCTTCCTTGAGGGCGTGTTGCCCCTATGGGTGGCGACGGTGCTCTGCCTGGCGCTGGCCGTGTTCATTATCCGAAAGGGCTGA